The genomic interval GCGAGATGATCTTCATGAAGCGCTTGTCGCGCAGTTCGCGACCGACGGGGCCGAAGATGCGCGTACCGCGCGGCTCGCCGTCACCCTTCAGGATCACCGCCGCGTTCTCGTCGAAGCGGATGTAGGAACCGTCCTGACGACGACGCTCCTTGGTGGTGCGCACGACGACCGCCTTGACGACGTCGCCCTTCTTGACGTTGCCACCGGGAATGGCGTCCTTGACGGTCGCCACGATGGTGTCGCCGATGCTTGCGTAACGACGACCGGAGCCACCGAGAACGCGGATGCAGAGGATCTCCTTGGCACCCGTGTTGTCGGCGACCTTCAGTCGCGACTCCTGCTGAATCACTCAGTACTCCTGTCGTCTCGTCGGTTCTCACCCGCGTGCGGGCCGAGCCTGACGGAACGGATGGTGGACCGTTGCGCGGGGATCGCTCCTCGCCGGGACGGCGGCGGGCATCAAAAAACCCTCCGGCGGACTCGGGCACACAGGACGCACGGGCCGGGGCCTGTGCTCATGCGGTGCGAGGTCTCCGTCGGGGGATGGACGCTGCCGTCCGCAGATCCGCGTCGACGCCGGACGAACCGGCGGCGTCGCGAGATCGCAACCCGTCCAGCATACGCGAGTGCGCGGCGCCCCGGAAGAGCGGGGCACCGCGCACGGTGTGTGCTTGGGCACGATGATCTCGTGCGGTCCCGGGTCGTGCGTGACGACGCCGGCGCCGCGGCGCCGGCGTCAGGCCCGGGCCATCTCCTCCTGCTCGAGCACGGCCTCGGCCTCCGCGACGATCGGCATCTCCGCGGTGTTGATGAGGGGGTTGGCGTCCTGGGTCGCGACGAGCTCGCGCGCCTCCTCCTCGCTCTCGACCGAGGGGAACGAGCCGATCAGGGGCCGGTTCGCGCTCTCGCGCATGCCCAGGCCGAGCACGGCGAGCCCGGAGAGCAGCGCGAACAGCATGATCCACAGCGCGGGCATGTAGCTGTTGCCGGTGAGGTGGATGAGCTCCTGCGAGATGAGCGGGGTGGTGCCGCCGAACAGGGACACGGACACGTTGTAGCACAGGCCCATCGCGCCGTAGCGCGCGGCGGTCGGGAACAGGGCGGGCAGGGAGCCCGCCGACGGCCCCGCGAAGAGGGCGACCGGGACGGCCATCAGGAACATGGCGAGCTGGATCAGCAGGAACGAGTCGGCGTGCATGAGCCAGAAGGCCGGGACGGTCAGCACGACGCCCGCGATCGCGGCGGCGCCGTAGACCCGGCGGCGGCCCACCCGGTCGGAGGCCCAGCCGACCACGGGGATCATCGCGCACAGCACGAGCAGGGCCGGGATGGTCGCGGCCGCGCTCGTCATCTCGTCATAGCCGAACTGGTCGCCGAGGTAGGTCGGCATGTAGCTCGTGAGCGCGTAGCCGGCGGTGTTGGTCGCGGCGACGAGCGCGATGCCGATCAGCAGCTCGCGCCAGTGGTGACGGATGATGCCGACGACGTTCTTGCGGCTGTGCACGCCTGCCGGGTCCGCGACGGCGGCGGTCCCGTCCTCGCGGGTCTGGTCGGTGGCCTCGAAGGCGGGCGTCTCCGGGATGTGCGCGCGGAACCAGATCGCGACCGCGCCGAGCGGGATCGCGAGCAGGAACGGGATGCGCCAGCCCCAGTTCTCCATCGCGTCGGGCCCCCACACCTGGGAGGTGATCAGGTGGGTCACGGCGACCGCGCCGGCGCCGAGGGCGAAGCCGAGGTAGGAGCCGACGTCGAGGAACGAGGCGAACAGGCCGCGCTTGCGGTCCGGCGCGAACTCGGCGACGTAGGTGGTCGCCCCCGCGTACTCGCCGCCGGTCGAGAAACCCTGGATGAGCTTGAGCGCGTACAGGCCGAAGGCCGCCCAGATGCCGATCTGGGACTGCGTGGGCAGCAGGCCGATGAGGGCGGTGGCGCTCGCCATCATCGCCATCGTGAAGAACAGGACCTTCTGGCGGCCGATCCGGTCCCCGAGCGGGCCGAGCACGAGGCCGCCGAAGGGGCGCACGATGAAGCTCACCGCGAAGCCGAGCAGGGCCAGGATGAGGTCGAGCTGCTCGTTGCCGGTCTGAAAGAACAGGTCGGCGAGCATGATCGCCATGTACCCGTAGACGCCGAAGTCGAACCACTCCATGATGTTGCCGACCACGGTCCCGCCGATCGCGGTGCGCATGCGCGGCCGGTCGACGACGTGGACGTCGTCGACGGCGAGGCGGGGATCGGGGGTGCGGGCGCGGCGGCGGGAGCGGCGACCGCCAGAGCCGGGGCCGTCCTCGGGGCCGCCCGGGGCGGGCGTCGGGCGCGGGTCGGCGGACGGGCAGAGGGGATGCGACGGGGTCGGGGAGTTCATCCAGGGCCTTCGATCGGCGGAGTGCACGAGGGGCCGCCGGAGCAGCGCTTCCTTCCTCGCGCCCCGTACCCGGAGCAGAGGCCGCGCCCCTCGGGAGACGGCGGCCGCCGCCCCGCGGGGCTGAGCACGGCGATATACCCAACCACCATTCGGGACGCTTGTCAGATCAGGTGCGCGCCCATGACCTCGGCAGATGCGCGCTGACCACCCGCATTATGCCCACAGCGAACACCTGGCGGAGGGCCCGATCGGGCCGCCACGGCGGCCTGGCAGGGCGGTGTCATGGCCCTCCGGCAGACCGGCGCCGGAGCTGGCTGCCGGGTGGGCGCTGAGGGCGGAGAGAGCGGAACGGGCCGGCCATCCCGTGAGGGATGACCGGCCCGTCTTGTGCGCGACCGTCAGGTCACTTGGCCTTCTCGATGACCTCCACCAGACGCCAGCGCTTGGACGCCGACAGCGGGCGGGTCTCCATGATGAGGACGCGGTCGCCGACACCGGCGACGTTCTCCTCGTCATGGGCCTTGAACTTGTTGGTCTTCTTCATGACCTTGCCGTACAGCGAGTGCTTCACGCGCTCCTCGACCTCGACGACGATGGTCTTGTCCATCTTGTCGCTGGTCACGTAGCCGCGCAGCACCTTGCGGTAGGGGCGCTCGTGGGAGGACGCCGGGGCGCCCTCCTTGTCGAGGTTCTCGACCTCAGCAGTGTTGTCGTTCATGACGTCTCAGTTCCTCGCTTCGCAGTCACTCGGCCGAGCTGGGGGCCTGACGGATCCCCAGCTCGCGCTCGCGCAGGATCGTGTAGATCCGTGCGATGTCCTTCTTGACCGACCGCAGTCGGCCATGGCTCTCGAGCTGACCGGTGGCGGACTGGAAGCGGAGCTTGAACAGCTCGTCCTTGGCCTTGGACAGCTCGTCGGCCAGCTTGACGTCGTCCAGCTTGTCGAGCTCCTCAGCGGTGAGCTTGGTCGCTGCCATCAGATGTCACCACCCTCTCGGCTCAGAATCCGGCACTTCATGGGGAGCTTGTGGATCGCGAGGCGCAGAGCCTCACGAGCCACATCCTCGGGGACGCCGGCGATCTCGAACATGACGCGGCCGGGCTTGATGTTGGCGATCCACCACTCGACCGCACCCTTGCCGGAGCCCATGCGGACCTCGGCGGGCTTCTTGGTCAGCGGACGGTCCGGGAAGATGTTGATGTACACCTTGCCGCCACGCTTCATGTAGCGCGTCATGGCGATACGAGCCGCCTCGATCTGACGGTTGGTGACGTACGCCGGCTCGAGAGCCTGGATGCCGTACTCGCCGAACGCCAGCTCGGTGCCGCCCTTGGCCATGCCACGACGGGTCGGGTGGTGCTGCTTGCGGTGCTTGGTCCTGCGCGGGATCAGCATGCTCAGGCCTCCGTTCCGGTCTCGGCGGGCGCCGACGCCGGCTGCTCGGCGGG from Brachybacterium huguangmaarense carries:
- the rpsQ gene encoding 30S ribosomal protein S17, whose protein sequence is MNDNTAEVENLDKEGAPASSHERPYRKVLRGYVTSDKMDKTIVVEVEERVKHSLYGKVMKKTNKFKAHDEENVAGVGDRVLIMETRPLSASKRWRLVEVIEKAK
- the rplN gene encoding 50S ribosomal protein L14, producing MIQQESRLKVADNTGAKEILCIRVLGGSGRRYASIGDTIVATVKDAIPGGNVKKGDVVKAVVVRTTKERRRQDGSYIRFDENAAVILKGDGEPRGTRIFGPVGRELRDKRFMKIISLAPEVL
- a CDS encoding MFS transporter; the encoded protein is MNSPTPSHPLCPSADPRPTPAPGGPEDGPGSGGRRSRRRARTPDPRLAVDDVHVVDRPRMRTAIGGTVVGNIMEWFDFGVYGYMAIMLADLFFQTGNEQLDLILALLGFAVSFIVRPFGGLVLGPLGDRIGRQKVLFFTMAMMASATALIGLLPTQSQIGIWAAFGLYALKLIQGFSTGGEYAGATTYVAEFAPDRKRGLFASFLDVGSYLGFALGAGAVAVTHLITSQVWGPDAMENWGWRIPFLLAIPLGAVAIWFRAHIPETPAFEATDQTREDGTAAVADPAGVHSRKNVVGIIRHHWRELLIGIALVAATNTAGYALTSYMPTYLGDQFGYDEMTSAAATIPALLVLCAMIPVVGWASDRVGRRRVYGAAAIAGVVLTVPAFWLMHADSFLLIQLAMFLMAVPVALFAGPSAGSLPALFPTAARYGAMGLCYNVSVSLFGGTTPLISQELIHLTGNSYMPALWIMLFALLSGLAVLGLGMRESANRPLIGSFPSVESEEEARELVATQDANPLINTAEMPIVAEAEAVLEQEEMARA
- the rplP gene encoding 50S ribosomal protein L16, producing MLIPRRTKHRKQHHPTRRGMAKGGTELAFGEYGIQALEPAYVTNRQIEAARIAMTRYMKRGGKVYINIFPDRPLTKKPAEVRMGSGKGAVEWWIANIKPGRVMFEIAGVPEDVAREALRLAIHKLPMKCRILSREGGDI
- the rpmC gene encoding 50S ribosomal protein L29, with protein sequence MAATKLTAEELDKLDDVKLADELSKAKDELFKLRFQSATGQLESHGRLRSVKKDIARIYTILRERELGIRQAPSSAE